From the genome of Notolabrus celidotus isolate fNotCel1 chromosome 5, fNotCel1.pri, whole genome shotgun sequence, one region includes:
- the pou2f3 gene encoding POU domain, class 2, transcription factor 3 yields MSADTVEQLDAPADQAEHNGIDFSRQIKREDINDSPHSISTLKTCPLTQSSLMPGGQLTGELTSLHTMQQLVLMPPSHLSSPSPFLLSQSPTSHQALLQQNLLSLPSQSQSSLLQHQPGLALTPQVMSRSGLAGPSMETHMDMSHLQMPKLMSVPPQEEPSDLEELEQFAKAFKQRRIKLGFTQGDVGLAMGKLYGNDFSQTTISRFEALNLSFKNMCKLKPLLEKWLSDAENSPSDSMSSSTSLPPLIEGYGRKRKKRTSIETNIKMTLEKRFHDNPKPNSEEITLISEQLSMEKEVVRVWFCNRRQKEKRIYCPVSSLSVKSHSYNSRMASSSRPYSPLASGGVSSNSSPNSLSREASPNSLSAAAVSLSSQVNAASYSSPGSWYRAWTPATYHH; encoded by the exons AGCATAACGGGATCGACTTCAGTCGACAG ATTAAGAGAGAGGATATCAACGACTCACCTCATTCAATCTCCACACTGAAGACATGTCCCCTCACACAGAGCTCTTTGATGCCTGGAGGTCAGCTGACTGGG GAGCTCACCTCTCTCCACACCATGCAGCAGCTGGTTCTGATGCCACCGTCTCACCTGTCGTCTCCCTCCCCCTTCCTGCTGTCACAGAGCCCCACCAGCCACCAAG ctctcctgcagcagaaccTGCTGTCCCTCCCTAGTCAGAGTCAATCAAGTCTCCTCCAGCATCAGCCTGGACTGGCTCTGACTCCACAG GTTATGAGTCGCTCTGGTCTGGCAGGACCGTCTATGGAGACCCACATGGACATGTCCCACCTGCAGATGCCCAAACTCATGTCAGTCCCACCACAGGAGGAACCCAGTGatctggaggagctggagcagTTTGCCAAAGCATTCAAACAAAGACGCATCAAACTGGGGTTCACTCAG GGAGATGTGGGCCTTGCAATGGGAAAACTGTACGGGAATGACTTCAGCCAGACTACAATCTCTCGCTTTGAGGCTCTCAACCTGAGTTTCAAAAACATGTGCAAGCTCAAACCTCTGCTGGAGAAATGGCTGAGTGACGCAg AAAACTCGCCCTCTGACTCGATGAGCAGCAGCACCTCCCTGCCTCCTCTGATAGAGGGCTACGGACGCAAACGGAAAAAGAGAACGAGCATTGAAACCAACATCAAGATGACTTTGGAGAAGCGTTTCCATGAC AACCCCAAGCCCAACTCAGAGGAGATAACTCTGATCTCAGAGCAGCTGTCCATGGAGAAGGAAGTGGTCCGGGTTTGGTTTTGTAACCGGCGtcagaaggagaagaggatCTACTGCCCGGTGTCGAGCTTATCGGTGAAGTCACACAGCTATAACTCCAGAATG GCTTCATCATCCAGACCCTACAGCCCCCTGGCTTCAGGTGGAG TTTCATCAAATTCCTCTCCAAACAGCTTAAGTCGTGAAGCTTCTCCCAACAGTCTGTCCGCAGCCGCCGTCTCTTTATCGTCTCAGGTCAACGCGGCTTCATACAGCTCACCAGG